A region of Ictidomys tridecemlineatus isolate mIctTri1 chromosome 4, mIctTri1.hap1, whole genome shotgun sequence DNA encodes the following proteins:
- the LOC144376626 gene encoding olfactory receptor 5M5-like produces the protein MLKKNHTVVTEFILLGLTDRAELQPVLFVVFLVIYLITVTGNVTMIFLIRADSKLHTPMYFFLSHLSFVDLCYATNITPQMLVNFLSKRKTISFTGCFIQFHFFIALVITDYYMLTVMAYDRYMAICKLLLYGSKMSRRVCLSLVAATYVYGFANGLAQTILMLRLSFCGPNEVNHFYCADPPLLVLACSDTYVKETAMFVVAGSNLTCSLAIILISYIFIFAAILRIRSAEGRQKAFSTCGSHLTAVTVFYGTLFCMYLRPPSETSVEQGKIVAVFYIFVSPMLNPLIYSLRNKDVKMAIRKVVKKELFA, from the coding sequence ATGTTGAAGAAAAACCACACGGTGGTAACTGAGTTTATCCTGCTGGGACTGACAGATCGAGCAGAGCTGCAGCCTGTCCTTTTTGTGGTGTTCTTGGTCATCTACCTCATCACAGTAACCGGCAATGTGACCATGATTTTCTTAATTAGAGCTGACTCAAAGCTTCACACCccaatgtacttcttcctcagccaCCTGTCCTTTGTAGATCTCTGTTATGCCACGAACATCACCCCTCAGATGCTGGTTAACTTCTTGTCCAAGAGAAAAACCATTTCCTTCACTGGTTGCTTTATACAATTCCACTTTTTCATTGCCCTGGTGATCACAGACTATTATATGCTCacagtgatggcctatgaccgctacaTGGCCATCTGCAAGCTCTTGTTATATGGTAGCAAGATGTCCAGGcgtgtgtgtctctctcttgtGGCTGCTACTTACGTTTATGGGTTTGCAAATGGTCTGGCCCAGACCATCCTGATGCTTCGTCTGTCCTTCTGTGGACCCAATGAGGTCAACCACTTTTATTGTGCAGACCCCCCTCTCCTGGTGCTGGCCTGCTCAGATACCTATGTCAAAGAGACTGCCATGTTTGTGGTGGCTGGATCCAACCTCACCTGCTCCCTCGCCATCATCCTCATCTCCTACATTTTCATCTTTGCTGCCATTCTTCGAATCCGCTCTGCTGAGGGCAGGCAgaaggccttctctacctgtggGTCCCACCTGACGGCCGTCACAGTGTTTTATGGAACATTGTTCTGCATGTACCTGAGACCCCCTTCTGAGACATCTGTGGAACAGGGGAAAATTGTGGCTGTATTTTACATCTTTGTGAGTCCCATGTTAAACCCTTtgatctacagcctgaggaacaaagATGTTAAAATGGCAATAAGGAAAGTTGTCAAAAAGGAATTGTTTGCTTAG
- the LOC144376627 gene encoding olfactory receptor 5M5-like — protein MLKKNHTVVTEFILLGLTDRAELQPVLFVVFLVIYLITVTGNVTMIFLIRSDSKLHTPMYFFLSHLSFVDLCYATNITPQMLVNFLSKRKTISFTGCFIQFHFFIALVITDYYMLTVMAYDRYMAICKPLLYGSKMSRRVCLSLVAATYVYGFANGLAQTILMLRLSFCGPNEVNHFYCADPPLLVLACSDTYVNEITMFVGAGSNLTCSLAIILISYVFIFAAILRIRSAEGRQKAFSTCGSHLTAVTVFYGTLFCMYLRPPSETSVEQGKIVAVFYIFVSPMLNPLIYSLRNKDVKMAIRKVVKKELFG, from the coding sequence ATGTTGAAGAAAAACCACACGGTGGTAACTGAGTTTATCCTGCTGGGACTGACAGATCGAGCAGAGCTGCAGCCTGTCCTTTTTGTGGTGTTCTTAGTCATCTACCTCATCACAGTAACTGGCAATGTGACCATGATTTTCTTAATCAGAAGTGACTCAAAGCTTCACACCccaatgtacttcttcctcagccaCCTGTCCTTTGTAGATCTCTGTTATGCCACGAACATCACCCCTCAGATGCTGGTTAACTTCTTGTCCAAGAGAAAAACCATTTCCTTCACTGGTTGCTTTATACAATTCCACTTTTTCATTGCCCTGGTGATCACAGACTATTATATGCTCacagtgatggcctatgaccgctacatggccatctgcaagccctTGTTATATGGTAGCAAAATGTCCAGGcgtgtgtgtctctctcttgtGGCGGCTACTTATGTTTATGGCTTTGCAAATGGTCTGGCCCAGACCATCCTGATGCTTCGTCTGTCCTTCTGTGGACCCAATGAGGTCAACCACTTTTATTGTGCAGACCCCCCTCTCCTGGTGCTGGCCTGCTCAGATACCTATGTCAATGAGATTACCATGTTTGTGGGGGCTGGATCCAACCTCACCTGCTCCCTCGCCATCATCCTCATCTCCTACGTTTTCATCTTTGCTGCCATTCTTCGAATCCGCTCTGCTGAGGGCAGGCAgaaggccttctctacctgtggGTCCCACCTGACGGCCGTCACAGTGTTTTATGGAACATTGTTCTGCATGTACCTGAGGCCCCCTTCTGAGACATCTGTGGAACAGGGGAAAATTGTGGCTGTATTTTACATCTTTGTGAGTCCCATGTTAAACCCTTtgatctacagcctgaggaacaaagATGTTAAAATGGCAATAAGGAAAGTTGTCAAAAAGGAATTGTTTGGTTAA